Below is a window of Lawsonibacter asaccharolyticus DNA.
TCGTCGTCCTCGTCCTCGACGGGGGTGAAGTTGCCGGCAGCAGAGGTGTCGGGCTCGGCGGCGGCAGCAGCGGAACCAGCGGCGGGGGCAGGCGCAGAACCATCGCGGGGACCATACTTGATCACCGTGACTGCATCACCGCGGGGCCGGATCTGGTAACTGATGTTACCGTTGTACTCCCGAGCCTCAACAGCCCCGGAGACAACCACAATGGCACCGTCGGCGATCACCTTTGCCAGCCCTTCGGCACGGGTGCCAAAGACAGAGGCGTTGATAATGGTCTTCTTGCCATCATACGCCTTCTCCTTGTTGTATGTGCCGTTGGCCAGGTCGCAGATTTTCTCTGCAGACATCTGGGTACGGATCCCAAACTGGAGATAGGAGTTGCCCTTGGGACTGGTCCCCAGAGGTTTGGCGCCAATGACGGTGCCGCTGACCGTGCAGGCCATGGGCAGGGTTCGGTCCAGACCGTCCTGACGGCTCTTGTAGGCCAGGGTGGCAACGGCAATGTCGCTGCCAACGGTGGGATCCACACCGTCCTTGAAAGACCCGGCATCGATCAGGTTGTCCACCTCGATCTCCAGACGCTCACCCGGATTACCATCCTTGGTGGTGAACTGACGCCATACCAGACGACCAGCCACGACCACATGCCGGCCCTTGTTCAGGACAGAGCTGACCTTCTCAGCGGCCTGGCCATAGAGTTTGATGGTGGCGAACTCGGGAGCAACATAGGACTTCTCCTTGTCATACTCATTCTTGGCCAGAGCCATCAGCTGATCGGCGGCGCAGGGAAGCCCGATGGAAGCAGACAGAAAAGCCTTCTTGTCATCGTGGGCAGCGCTGAAGTAAGGAGCGGGAGAAGAGACATAGCCCTCCAGCTGGAAAGCATAAGGCTCACCCTTGGTTGTCATACCGACACTGTGGGTCTTGTAACGATTCTTGTTCTCCATGGAAATATTCTCCTTCAATGATTTATTTTCCCCAGATTGTGAGGATGTTTGATACTATGCAAAGCGCAAAAAAACAATTCCAAGCGCCTGCGGGCTGTTGGATTGTGCGGACCCAGCAGTTTTTTACCCAAAAATGTGGCGGAGGTTCGTCCTTCTGCCAGAGCTGGGCTGCCTCTCATATGGTCCGTGAGAGCTCCGTGGTAGGGGAAAACTCACGGACCATAAGCGAAGAAGCGACACCCTGGCGGAAAAGAATTTCCCATCCAGCTTTTCTTGGTTAGAAAAGATTGGGCGTCCGCTCATAGGTGACAAATTGAAAACTCAGTCCGTTTTCGAAAACAGGCCGGCTCACTGAAAGCCTCCTCCATGTAGGGTCAGCATCCAGGTTTGGGAAGAACGCATCAGCGCCCTCTGCCTCGGCAAAAACTCTGGTAAGAAAGACCTTTCGGCACTGTCCCAGCATAGCGGCATACACGCTCGCTCCGCCGATGACCCATACCTTCTCTGTGTTCTCTTTAACAGCCATGTGAAGGGCCGCTTTGATGTTGTCAGCAAATTCCACCCTCTCCCGGGCAAATGCCGAATTGTGGGTAAGAACAATGTTCCGGCGCTTAGGCAGTGGCCGACCACCAGGGAGCGAATCCAGAGTCTTCCGGCCCATGATGACTGTCCCATTTGTGGTTAGCTTCTGGAACCGGCGCATATCGGTTGGAATGGAAAACAGAAGCCCATTGTCCTTTCCAATAGCCCAGTTCCGGTCTGCAGCGACAATGGCATTCATCACACGGCCACCGGGATCTGCTCGTGGAATTCAGCTGGAGTGTATCCTTCCATAGAGAAGCTGTCCCGGGTGAAGGCGTAGAAGTCAGTCACCGACTGATCGATGATAAACTTGGGGGCTGGGGACTGCTTTGCTTCCAGCAGCTTTTCCACGGCCGGCACATGCCGGTCATAGATGTGGGCGTCAGCGATGACATGGACCAGCTCGCCTGCCTCCAACCCAGAGACCTGGGCAATCATGTGGAGCAGGACCGCGTACTGGGTGACATTCCAACCATTGGCCGTCAGCATGTCCTGACTGCGCTGGTTCAGGATAGCATTCAGCGTATTGCCGCTGACATTGAAGGTCATGGAATAGGCGCATGGATACAGGGCCATCTCGCTAAGATCATGATGATTGTACAGGTTGGTCATGATACGACGGGACGCCGGATCATGCTTTAAGTCCCAAAGAACCTTGTCTACCTGGTCCATGTCACCCTGCGGATAGTGGTGCTTCACGCCCAACTGGTAGCCGTAGGCCTTGCCGATGGAGCCAGTCTCATCGGCCCACTGGTCCCAAATCTTGCTGTTCAGGTCGTGGATGTTGTTGGACTTTTTCTGCCAGATCCAGAGCAGCTCATCCACCGCCGTCTTCCAATAGGTTCGGCGAACGGTGAGGATCGGGAATTCCTTGCGTAGGTCATAGCGGTTGATCACACCAAATAGTTTGATGGTGTGGGCAGGAGAACCATCGTCCCATTTGGGCCGCACTGGGCAATCCGTATCCCATACCCCATGGGCGAGGATATCCTTGCAGTTTTGTACGAAAATTTGGTCTGCGTAACTCATTTTAATTTTTCCTTTCATTTTTTTGGGAAGGGTCCGGGGAATTTTTCCCCGGACCTCCCTGCCTGATTAGATGTACATATACATATCGTCGTTCGGTGCCGGCTTGATATTGATCTTCCCATCCAGGTTTGGATATGCCTTGGCGAATCGCTTAGCCTGGTACTCGGTGATAGTCCGCACCTGCTTATCCAATTTCCACTGGGTGAGCTTCAGCGGCCAATCAGGATCTTTGCAGATCTTGGGGTCGACTGTGTCGATGAATGCCTTCTCCTGCTCCTCCCGCTGGCGGATGTAGTCCATCGCCTTCTTGAGGTAGCGGATGGCATAGGCGTAGTCGACAACCTTACCGCCGATTGTCCAGCCGCCCAGCTTATTATTGGTGATGACCCACTCCAACCAAACCGAGTTCATGTAGGTCAGGTTCACGAACTCATTGTTGTAGAGCTCAAAATTGGACCTAGACTCGGTGCCAGTGCGCCAACCACTGGATGCCTTGGGTACAGACACAAACACATGACGCTGGGTCTCCGTGTACCGCTCCAGGATCTCCACCTCCGGGTCCAGTGAGTTGTCGGCTCGGCAGCAGTAAGGCCCTGCGTATTTGGGGCTGCCATCCGGCTTCTTGCCAACCTCATAGCGGTAGCGCAGCCATTCCTCCGGCTCGTCGTATTCCACAACATTGGCCTTATAGAGCTTGCAGTCCTCCACCGAGCAGTCATGAGTCCGGTTGCGGTCTCCCCTACCCCGGGTATTCTGCCAGGTGTCAGAGCGCCAGCCCCCATAGAAACTGCGGTCTCGCTCCGGAACCAGATACTGGATTGTGAGGAGCTGGTCGCCCTCGTGGACCTGTTTGTTGCATAGAGCCAGGATGTTGGTGAAGGAGCCAAACCGGTTGTCAGTCAGAGATTTGTCAGCCATTGAATAGATAACATACTCAGACTGCTTGTTTAGCTTAACGCCCTCCGGCAACGGCAGCAGCGGCGAGTTATCAACAATACCTTGAAGGATATTGTAGACAAACGCCCTGGAGATGATGCCATCTATGATCTGCTTGCGGGCTTCCTTCTGCGCCTTCTCATATCGCCTCCGGTCACTCTCAAAGTGGAATTCCTTGGGTTCATCTGGGGTCACCTCAGTGATGACCCGGCTGACGATCAGGTCGTCGCTGATGTGAACGCGGTCTTCGTCCGTCCAGCCCAAGTAGACATTTTCACCGTTGCGGATGACAATGCCTACCGTCCGGCCATGATAGTAGTCGTAGTCCTCCAGCATGTTGCTGTACGGAGAATCTTCCTTGCGCCCAAGCGTGCGCCCAGTCCGGCTCAGCCGAACCAACATGACACAGCGGTCGTTGGGTGCGAATGTCTCCAGAGCCAGCGGATGATGCTGAAGGAAACTCTCGAACATACCCAGCTTATCCCACTGCAACTCATACAAAGAGGCGATGCGGCCCAGGTCCTCATCCAGGAAGCGCAGCTTCTGATAGATGACGATCGGTTCAGTGTTAGGAGCATTCTTACCCTTACGGATGTGGGCGAACTTGACAACCTCACCGGCATAGCAGCGAATGGCATAGAGCTGCGAGTCCAGGAGAAAAA
It encodes the following:
- a CDS encoding dihydrofolate reductase; this translates as MNAIVAADRNWAIGKDNGLLFSIPTDMRRFQKLTTNGTVIMGRKTLDSLPGGRPLPKRRNIVLTHNSAFARERVEFADNIKAALHMAVKENTEKVWVIGGASVYAAMLGQCRKVFLTRVFAEAEGADAFFPNLDADPTWRRLSVSRPVFENGLSFQFVTYERTPNLF
- a CDS encoding thymidylate synthase — translated: MSYADQIFVQNCKDILAHGVWDTDCPVRPKWDDGSPAHTIKLFGVINRYDLRKEFPILTVRRTYWKTAVDELLWIWQKKSNNIHDLNSKIWDQWADETGSIGKAYGYQLGVKHHYPQGDMDQVDKVLWDLKHDPASRRIMTNLYNHHDLSEMALYPCAYSMTFNVSGNTLNAILNQRSQDMLTANGWNVTQYAVLLHMIAQVSGLEAGELVHVIADAHIYDRHVPAVEKLLEAKQSPAPKFIIDQSVTDFYAFTRDSFSMEGYTPAEFHEQIPVAV